Proteins from a single region of Punica granatum isolate Tunisia-2019 chromosome 8, ASM765513v2, whole genome shotgun sequence:
- the LOC116189322 gene encoding uncharacterized protein LOC116189322 isoform X1, translating to MATKTLDDSVFWNGLLMEKPSGMDSGFGLGCPGSFPSELPYDMDSPVESSLSSTTDTTESGDDEPEEGDEEEDFLAELTRRLTRSLAPEPQKPAGATPFSGTKTEKLWAVSGSPKSTLSGLSGWLPSHGGGISRNGSPNGGSTAPSPPTTPFGAETAHPNWDLIYAAAGHVARLRLTGEGAKTQPRQQQPVGGPVYPIKSHSLDTAANKIPHYGFCSAHNQTNQNVRDEQMLKSCSPVWTRTVKMNSFTQQNQQIRSRVRGIPYESNSGRCGAGQPLGLPQSAWPSLHARNAQQNQNGQNLRSLFLNGSGSMKERAGTGVFLPRRYENPAPEPRKKSGCSTVLLPAKVVQALNLNLDDMNAHSQHRFSSDYDVIMARRNALLAQQKRSLHPDGGMTHEVRLPQEWTY from the exons GACGACTCGGTCTTCTGGAACGGCCTCCTCATGGAGAAACCAAGCGGGATGGACTCCGGCTTCGGACTCGGCTGCCCGGGGAGCTTCCCCAGTGAGTTGCCGTACGACATGGACTCGCCTGTGGAGTCCTCCCTGAGCTCCACCACGGACACGACCGAGAGCGGTGACGACGAGCCCGAGGAAGGGGACGAGGAGGAGGACTTCCTCGCTGAGTTAACTCGCCGGTTAACTCGGTCCTTGGCCCCCGAGCCCCAGAAACCCGCCGGCGCTACTCCCTTCTCCGGCACCAAAACCGAG AAGCTATGGGCCGTCTCCGGGTCGCCCAAGTCCACTCTGAGTGGACTCAGCGGGTGGCTGCCGAGCCACGGCGGCGGGATTTCAAGAAACGGCAGCCCCAACGGCGGCTCAACCGCGCCTTCACCTCCGACGACGCCCTTCGGGGCCGAGACTGCCCATCCCAACTGGGATCTGATCTACGCTGCGGCTGGGCATGTCGCAAGACTGAGGCTAACCGGTGAGGGAGCCAAGACACAGCCCCGACAGCAGCAGCCAGTCGGAGGACCGGTCTATCCGATTAAAAGCCACAGCCTAGACACTGCAGCTAATAAGATCCCTCATTACGGCTTCTGCTCTGCCCATAATCAGACAAATCAG AATGTAAGAGATGAGCAAATGCTGAAGAGCTGCTCTCCAGTTTGGACAAGAACCGTGAAAATGAACTCATTTACTCAGCAGAATCAGCAGATCCGGAGCAGAGTCAGAGGCATTCCGTATGAGAGCAACAGTGGAAGATGTGGTGCCGGCCAGCCCCTTGGGCTCCCCCAATCTGCTTGGCCTTCTCTGCATGCCCGAAACGCCCAGCAAAACCAAAATGGGCAGAACTTGAGATCTTTGTTTCTTAATGGGTCTGGCAGTATGAAGGAGCGTGCTGGGACCGGTGTTTTCTTGCCCCGCAGATACGAGAACCCTGCACCCGAACCGCGCAAGAAATCAG GTTGTTCAACAGTACTTCTCCCTGCAAAGGTCGTTCAGGCCCTGAATTTGAACTTGGATGACATGAATGCTCACTCTCAGCACCGTTTTAGCTCTGATTATG ATGTTATAATGGCGAGACGAAATGCTCTCTTGGCACAACAGAAAAGGAGTCTTCACCCCGACGGAGGCATGACCCACGAAGTCCGCCTGCCGCAAGAATGGACATATTGA
- the LOC116189322 gene encoding uncharacterized protein LOC116189322 isoform X2, producing the protein MATKTLDDSVFWNGLLMEKPSGMDSGFGLGCPGSFPSELPYDMDSPVESSLSSTTDTTESGDDEPEEGDEEEDFLAELTRRLTRSLAPEPQKPAGATPFSGTKTELWAVSGSPKSTLSGLSGWLPSHGGGISRNGSPNGGSTAPSPPTTPFGAETAHPNWDLIYAAAGHVARLRLTGEGAKTQPRQQQPVGGPVYPIKSHSLDTAANKIPHYGFCSAHNQTNQNVRDEQMLKSCSPVWTRTVKMNSFTQQNQQIRSRVRGIPYESNSGRCGAGQPLGLPQSAWPSLHARNAQQNQNGQNLRSLFLNGSGSMKERAGTGVFLPRRYENPAPEPRKKSGCSTVLLPAKVVQALNLNLDDMNAHSQHRFSSDYDVIMARRNALLAQQKRSLHPDGGMTHEVRLPQEWTY; encoded by the exons GACGACTCGGTCTTCTGGAACGGCCTCCTCATGGAGAAACCAAGCGGGATGGACTCCGGCTTCGGACTCGGCTGCCCGGGGAGCTTCCCCAGTGAGTTGCCGTACGACATGGACTCGCCTGTGGAGTCCTCCCTGAGCTCCACCACGGACACGACCGAGAGCGGTGACGACGAGCCCGAGGAAGGGGACGAGGAGGAGGACTTCCTCGCTGAGTTAACTCGCCGGTTAACTCGGTCCTTGGCCCCCGAGCCCCAGAAACCCGCCGGCGCTACTCCCTTCTCCGGCACCAAAACCGAG CTATGGGCCGTCTCCGGGTCGCCCAAGTCCACTCTGAGTGGACTCAGCGGGTGGCTGCCGAGCCACGGCGGCGGGATTTCAAGAAACGGCAGCCCCAACGGCGGCTCAACCGCGCCTTCACCTCCGACGACGCCCTTCGGGGCCGAGACTGCCCATCCCAACTGGGATCTGATCTACGCTGCGGCTGGGCATGTCGCAAGACTGAGGCTAACCGGTGAGGGAGCCAAGACACAGCCCCGACAGCAGCAGCCAGTCGGAGGACCGGTCTATCCGATTAAAAGCCACAGCCTAGACACTGCAGCTAATAAGATCCCTCATTACGGCTTCTGCTCTGCCCATAATCAGACAAATCAG AATGTAAGAGATGAGCAAATGCTGAAGAGCTGCTCTCCAGTTTGGACAAGAACCGTGAAAATGAACTCATTTACTCAGCAGAATCAGCAGATCCGGAGCAGAGTCAGAGGCATTCCGTATGAGAGCAACAGTGGAAGATGTGGTGCCGGCCAGCCCCTTGGGCTCCCCCAATCTGCTTGGCCTTCTCTGCATGCCCGAAACGCCCAGCAAAACCAAAATGGGCAGAACTTGAGATCTTTGTTTCTTAATGGGTCTGGCAGTATGAAGGAGCGTGCTGGGACCGGTGTTTTCTTGCCCCGCAGATACGAGAACCCTGCACCCGAACCGCGCAAGAAATCAG GTTGTTCAACAGTACTTCTCCCTGCAAAGGTCGTTCAGGCCCTGAATTTGAACTTGGATGACATGAATGCTCACTCTCAGCACCGTTTTAGCTCTGATTATG ATGTTATAATGGCGAGACGAAATGCTCTCTTGGCACAACAGAAAAGGAGTCTTCACCCCGACGGAGGCATGACCCACGAAGTCCGCCTGCCGCAAGAATGGACATATTGA